The genomic segment tCTTTCCTACAGGCCAGAGACCTTGTCAACACCCTCTCTTCAGTATGTCAACCGATCTGGACCCTTGGCCTTCATCAGACCTTTCTCCTGCTTCTTATCATTGGGAGATGGCTCCTTCCCATTGGTGGTGAAATTACCCGGGACCAGTTGTCACAGCTGCTTCTTATGTTTGTGGGCACTGCAGCTGATATACTTGAATTCACCAGTGAGACTTTGGAAATAGGGAATGTAAGGTAGGTAACCTAGAACTCCAGGCTTTGTAGAGGCCTCAGGTGTGCCAGTCTCTGAAGAAAGTGACTTGAAACACCCAGAAGTACCCTAAGCTACCTGGCTGAGTGGAAAGAGATCATGTTTGCCCAAATAGGACAGTAGACAAAATCATCTTGTGTAGTTACACTGTTTGAAGGGAAAAGGTAGAACTAACAGCAGCAAAATGCCACTGATTAATGAGTCTCCACTTGAATTCCTTCATTGGATGGCAATCGGGTAGCTTGGTATGTGATCAGGAATTGAAGTGAGGACTCATGAATTAGCCACAGTTTGTCattctcctcaggcaggcttttccttaatgactggtggtctgagatgagttttaaatggactgtggtgctctgttgttttaaatgtgttttaatattgaccttcgttaccattttaatatagtacctgtttaattcttttaaaatatttgtatacttaatgttttagcttttaaataatatttaagtgatgtaagccaccttgggtccttttgggagAGAAATGgcagagaaacaaataaataagcaaaacaaacaaacaaacaaataatacagtggttcgtggaattttgaaaatgaaacccaTGAAGTTTAGCACATTACAATAAAACAACGTAGACATTCCTGATAGGAAGCAGTGGCACTTTGATGTTAACTTTAACTATATTGTTCCATTGGTTTCAATTAGATTTACTCCGAATACGGTTTAGACAAGGCTGGAAAATCTGTAGCCCTTAGCTTAATTTTGAAAGCCTTCTGCAATAATTCAGCTAGCTTGATTGGAAGAGCAATCTCTTCCTGCCATGGCTGCCTgttgggcagagagaaggaaaagggaaaactgAGGCGAAAAGGGCAGCAGAGAGACAGAAATGGGAACAGCCCTGCTGATGTTTGAGCCTGGCCAAAACCCTTAGTTTCTTTGATCCCATCTATTACTGACATTTAATATCTGACATTATACCCACAGGAACATGGCTGTCAACAGAAAGACGACTTCCCACACCTGCCTCAGGTGGTCTGGGACCTACAAAacttattttgttctgtttcagagGTTGTACTAACTTTGCCAGACACATGCATTTGACAAAGGAGAAGTTgaatttgcctgcctgcctgtctaccaatctacctacccacccacctacccatccCTTTATCTGCGGTAGCTGTAGAGGTAGCCAGTAtggtatagtagatagagtggtggactagggcTGAGGTGACTTAGGTTTGAATCccagttcagccatggaaacttactgagggGATGGAACTATGAAATTGCTCCTAAAATATCTGACTTATAttgaaatccctgttagggtcactattagTTAGGTAGTCAGTTTCTGGTACTTGTATACGGCCCCATTAGTGTACAGCACTGTTGTGGGTGGTTTACATTAAAACAATGCTAAAAATAAAACCTCAAACATAGCTTAAAACAACGCCAGAACCCAGCATGAACTCAGATGGCATTAAGAGTTAGGCTGGCAGAACAGGGACCACGATTTCACAAGAGTGCCTTCAAAAGCTTCCTGGTTTTGGCTTAACGGCATATAAATAACTATGTTTGTTATCACAGCTGAGTTAATTAACAATTCAGTCATTGGCATCTATCAATGGCTGCATGCAGCAGTACTGGGGATGAGGGAATATTGTAGCACAGTATGGTGATTTCTATGATTGTTAATGGGAATTATTTCCTGttgattaaaaaaaggaaagctccAAGCTATGAGGTCTTTCTCCCTGTCTCAACAGTAATGCATCTTGACAGAATGCCTCATGCTAGAATTACTAAATACAACACTTGGATTCTGTACATACGTCAATGAATGTCCTCAAATTGAGTTGGATGGGATGCTGAATAGACGTGGTTAGGATTATATTGTAAGAGGCTGCATTAAGATAATTATATCTTTCCCTGGGAAATTTAAGACTGTGATGTATGTAAAACATGCTTTGTTCCCAGTAAAACAGCTGCCTGACAAAGGTcataacaatgtttcttttattaAGCAACATAAAATCTATTtacttggggtttttttatttgttggttggttggtttttggtaGGCAGCCGGGTTTGGGGGTCATTTTGAGGCATCTTTGGCCATCTTCCTATTTTTAAGtatatttttagaaataataataaaaatttaaaaaatgaaaaagcattgCGTTAGTAACACATTGCTAACTTGTTACTCTTGTTTAAAGTAGCAAGCAATGAGTACTGGCTAAGATACtgccaaaaagaaaagggaaaaggtcCAGAGCCCTGATCTGTTTAGCCCTGAGTTGTGTTCTTAGGAGAAGCACCAAGCTGGATTGTCTCGCAAGCCTAGTTCATTGAGCAAAGCTAAAGAAGAGAGTAAAGGACTGAAAAACTGAATCTGGATTTTACTCTGTCTTGAAAGTCCAAGCACCAACTGTAGTATATTTTAGCTACAAAATGCCAGTGACATAGCCCCCGATTTTGTACAAGAGTTTGGCAGACACACAGAGAACTTTTGTCAACTTTTAAAGTTTAAACTGGACATCTCAGTCCAGCCCAAGATAGTTTATTCTCATTATTAGGTTGAAATCAGGTCACACTGGCTGAATTTTACCCTTTTATTTAATATGATGGCATTCCAATGGGTCTGGGAGAGTTTTCATAATAAATAGATGTTGCATCTTCTTTGTTTCAGGAAGAAACATGCTCTTGTCTATGCAATTCTAGGAGTGTGGACCTGGAGTATGTTGCAATTTCCTCTGAATCTTGCAGGTTAGTAGGGCCAAATCAAAATGTATTATTAGAGCAAACCTTGCCCACTCTCCTGCTCCTTCTTTCTTAAGAGtaagttttgggttttttgttgggGGTCTTAATTTTAGATCTTAGAACTGAACCTGGGCCAGTGCCATATGAAGGAATCGTTAAAAAAGAATCCTGAACTTGTACAAAGTTGTCTCTTGCTCTCTcagtaatgttttttttaaatagcaaattAAATAACAAAGTAGTTGCCACCCTTTATTGTGCCATGTGTGAGAGAGCCACCTAATTGTAGAAGCAACTTGTGTAACTCATAAAGTGTGTTGGGTCCAGTCCTTGGAGGAAGTTTATCCAGTGACTGAGTGTGACTTTGGGAACCTGAGCATTTTTTTTGTCATCTGAATTTTGAGAAGTTTGCATCCAATACTTGCCAATATCAATTCAACCTGCTTTGCCTAGCATTGCCATTTGCCGTCATGAACGTCAGATGGTCTCCATTGTCAGGTACAGTATGCCTCctaaagtgaaaacaaaacaaacttgaGCATCCCTGGCTGAAATGAAAATTGAGAAGTGGTGATAGCTCTGTTGCAGTGCTGGCCCTGCCGTCGGACAGAGTGAAACAACGGTCTTAAGCTTCAGATGTAGAGACTGACAGTGGCAGCATCCTGGCTGTTCCTCATGAACTCTCCACCTGTTCACTTCGGTTGGAAGGCAAGGCCGTGTATGCCACAGAATCTTCTGGGAGGTATTCAAAATCAGCCTGCTACCTCAAGTGTAATAGATTTGACTGTCAGTCCAGTTGGGTTTTCTAAATGAACGGAAGAGGATGCATGATTGTGTCATttacttcaggcagcagaaggcCTTAAGCTCTCCTGCTTTTCTAACATTGTGCATTCTGAGGTGGTGCCCGCTGCCATGGATAGGTGAAAGAAATGTTGGGGAATACATCTGTACAAGGTTAGCAGCTTACTTCATGTTTCCCATTTGTGGcaccacaaagaaaaggaaattctacGGCAAATAGAGGATTTTCATGTTGCCCTTCAGATATCAGTTAAGGAGGGGGATTGGAAAGGCATAGCACACAGAGCTGTCCACAAAACACTTAAGACACAAATGTAGCCTGCTCGAAAAAGATCTCGGGGTGTGACTGTGACTGTATTGAAACTGTACTGCTGTTTCTGCTGCAGTTCTCACTGTtaatttcaaagtatttttcatCATCTACCTGCAaccttccctctaattttcaacccCACTGGGTGGCGCTCTGTCCCCCATGTACACAACTTTGCCCCACATGTGCATGTGCTTCTTCCCCTTTTGTGGGGTTCCATTGTGACCGAAGCCAAAGGGACTGAAAATTATAGCTGTCgatgcacagaggaggaggagccttgtgcggagggggggcagagtcacATGCGGGTGCACACCTTTGAgggaatttgttttgttttattttaattaattaattcaatttgtatcctgcacCCATTAGTGCCAAGGTACTAGTCTGGGCGGTAGCAACACATACaaatagagaacaaaataaaagataaaaacattaaaaccaacagCGGTAACCctaaaaacaaatggcacagaATAACCATATAGACCCAGAGCGAACAGAGAaaagcaggaggtgggggggggatgagaaagGTGGTCAACTGGGGTCAGTgtagaaagcctccctgaaaaccaatgtctttaattgcttcctacaTGTCAACAGGGAGGGGGTTAGATGCAGCTCCTCTGGAAGTTGGTTCCACaaagttggagccaccacaaaaaaggccctacctcttgttgAGGATTTATGAGGATTTATTCTCTCGGTGTGGCCACCCGGAGGAGTCTctactgggatgatcttgtgggtggggcagatgacattaaggaaagatgctCCGACAAGTAATCTTGTCTACATAACATAACACCTTATTGTGAGTAAATTCAGTCTTTCTTTATCAGTATGCAGTACTTTTTCCTCAGTCAGTGTTGGGCTTTTTGGTAACATCTCCATATGCCTTTGATTCCCATTTTGTTGGTATTGTGTGATTTCATATATCAGTCCTTTTGGAGGTGGAGCCTCTCTCTCATTTCTGATGTGGTGTATTTtcttaaaatacataaatcagGCACACTGAATGAAAGCCAGccagaaaaggggtgtgtgtgaaggctcctgcctctcttcctcccccaccttcCCTGTCACCACTTCACATTTGTTGCTCAACCTGAAACAAATTCAAGTAGAAGCTGTTTTAAAGGAGTGCGGGCGGGAGGAGGGAGTTGTGGAGAAGAGCTGAATTGCCAAAACAAAAGAGGTAGGAAGATGATTGCTGGACTTGGATGCTGCTTCACTCACAGCTGGGGAAtggaaaagaggggaaggggcAAGGAAGAGGGTATTGATAAGGCCAGAGGAGgatgaaaggggaggggaggctgtgATCCGTGTGAGAATTGTATCGATTTGAGATGCAATATGGACTCTTGCCACCCACATTTCCATCTGAATCACAACAGCAACCTCAGGAGCAGAAACTGCCAGAGCATGGTATGCAAAACTGAGACTCAACCCCAAGCAGACTCCCTGTGTAACTGTACCCTTAATTGTTCTTTCCTCTGAGTGTTACGTATGCCGTTTTATAAAGGCTCCATTTTACTTGGTCCACGGCATGAATGTAATTAATaagaatgttctctttttttgaataGTGCAACACCTTGAATGCAGTCCTTCCATCTCCTCCAAGAAAGTCTTCCGTTTGCTTCTCTGCAGACACAGCGCCGACCTATGgaacattggcatcagcttgtTCATACAAGATGGTCCTTTTCTTGTTGTGCGCTTGATCCTGATGAGCTATTTTAACATCATTACCCAGATGCTGGTGTTTTTCACGGCTAAGAATATCTTAGTTGTGATGCTACAGTTATACCGCCTTGTTGTGTTATCATTCGACTTCCATGCCTCCCTGCGGTATCAGTCAAGCAGCCGGAAAGGAGGAGTCGGCTGTTGCCCGTGTGAACCTAACAATCTCAGCCTTCCACCCAGCAGCTGCGATATGGATGAAATGGATTGTGCAACCATTGCTCTGGGGAATTCAGTCACCAATGAGCACCTGTGAGCTTTTCTTTGATTCAAGACTTTGTGTTGTTCTCTCTCTCAGCCACTTTAGAAGGGACTGGCATTATCAAACGGCCCATTCAGTTTCCTGTCCATGATGAATTGAACTTTTGATTCTAGCAACCAGGAGGAGATGCTGAAGCACAACGGTCTGCCCTGAATGGGAAACAATTCAGTCCTTCTGATTTAGGTGGCTGACAGTAAATCCATAGTGTATTCGTCCTATGGGATTAGCAGAAGTACTTTTATAGAATTTTTGGAAAATGTGATGCTTTAGTGGACTTGGTTATTGATTGGTCATTGTACTAGCAGAATATTTACCTGAAATTCAGACTGATCCTAGCAAATGACCTCTTTGGAGAAGAATGTAAAAGAAATGCATTCTTTCTGCCTATCAGACATAGAACTATTCTGCACCCAGTAGATGGGAGGACAACTGGCTTACAATGATCTCTCTCCCTGCCAATAGAAAATGATATTGTTTAGCCCATGGAGGAATTTCAAAAGATTCTGAAACTCTTTCTTTACAGACATTATCAAACATGACATATCTTGTTTGATATTAAGTAAAACATCATGTTGTACTTAACTTTATCACGAGTCACTTTGTCCAAGGATTTTTATACAAAAGGCTTTGTACCTTTAAAATTTCAGGCTAGGACAATGTAGGAGGTTGTCTGCTCACCAAGGCATCTCTCTTTCTAGGATGGTTCCTGTTGCTGGGCAATCAGTAAGAGGTACTCTTATTCCTGATGGGTGATCTACATAAAAACTGAGCATCAGAAGCCTGGTACCTTGAAGTTACCTGCAATTCTGTAGCATCATTTGAATTTTACTCTGGATCTGACCAATAAACTGAAGTTCTCAGCATTCATTTCATCAGATGTATTTTCAGGTCTTGAAAATAAATGTCATATTATGAAAAGGATTATaagaatgatttattttttttaaggaaaaaaaactcttatAATCACTAATGTAAGGATTGCATGCctgcaattttttaaatgaaggaaaaTATTTGCAAGGAAGACAACTAAATCTTCCGTAGGAATAGGTgacacctttattggaccattaaaaaaagaaaagaaaaaaacgggGTGAGGTTTCTATGATCATTCACCTTCCTCAGGCTCTGCACCAAGTTCTCGTGAGTAGCTCCAAAATAATATGCttatattaaagtcccaaaagtttcatggctgctgttgggGGCCAGGCGCaacttcttagatggagatagctGTAGTCTGCAAGAGCCAGTGGTTTGGAATTTATGAACcatctttttaaacaaaaggtGGCCAGCaatctggttcccccccccttcctttcttcctttctgccttcatttgaaactcaaagagtttCTGTTTGGCTAGAGAAAATCAGGGGGGCAACAAAAGCATGGCCAGCCTCCATCAGAGTTGAGATAAAAAATTTatttaaaccaccaggaacagccaATTTCAGCCAAATCAAAGCCAAATCAATAGTTGGCTGGTCAGGGCACCTGAAGACCAGCCTTAGTTCCTGAACATCATGGACTTTTGAAACCAGACAGGCCGTACTGCATGCTGAGGAAAGCATCCACCAGTTAAAACTATTGATTTGGCTATTATGAAGTATTGTCTGTTGATCAGTATTGTCTCCCTGCCTTTTCTAGGCTATTATGACTGATCAGTTTATAAATCAGGAATAAGAAACTTCTGAGAGTAAAGGGGCAATTATCTAGACCActgaaaatgaggaagaaatACCAAATATCTATTTTGGAACtcaatttcaaatttcatttttataGGCTTGGAGTTATGGGGGAGTGCATCCCCATTTTACTGTAAAACCACCACTCCTGGAGGCTTTCAGAAATAGGAAatgatttgccccccccccaaactgagaGTTTTTCTTTTCAATGGAGAATATTTGGTGGCCATAAAAGTGAGCTGGGGCAGCATTTTGCCCCCCTCCCATGCTTTAAATTCAACTGGCTTTCTAGTTACTCCAGCGGGGCAGGGCTGCAATATAGTATTGTGGTTGGTGGATGCAGGCCCTCAATCTGCTATCCCAAGTGTCAGGCTTTTCTGTGCATTTAAATCATACGCCGGTTTGTTTCAGATGCTCATGCGAACTGCAGTGCACACCTGCCTCTCGATGTATGTGTTGTGATCAGATCAGTTCAATTTAGAGACCAGTGTGAGGTTTAGGAATGTGCTCCGTTGATTCAATTTGTGTCCTAGATCTGAGTCAATTTGTAAGGTTTCCATTGAGTTGCATTGGAAAACCAACATGACTACAGTATTCAACTTTTGTTGTTGGTATTTTACACTGATGTACATGACACTGGGATTCCTAGtttgatatagtggatagagtgatggactaggactctggagaacagggttcgaatccccatgtggccatggaaactcactgggggagtaaaactcataaaaccactccttaaaaccCTCACTTACCTAGAAATctgtattagggttgctataagttggttccaagttGACCGCACAGAACTCACATGCATGACATCTGTGacgattctcagtcatccaggtgaggttatttggaagttgagtcatggcaactggacttctttcttattaggttgaaacatttcactactcatccaagtagcttcttcagtctgagaagagttggtcgGAGACcccgatatatcctccacattggtttcacttcctcctggtccAAATAGGCTAGTTATATGGACAAAGAATGGGAGGGAGGTGAGTGAAAGGGGCACTTCTGCAGTCCATCTCTCATTAACAGTAGTCTTTCTGgcgtgtgtggtcctgatctttctggggacagatgaaagggcagtaggataaataggagacagattgtatctaaggcatCCACCTCTGTTGAGTGAAGGATTTcctgtatgcacatgtatggcctccctgacccctctctcaagcCACCGATCTCCTCAATCCAAAATGGGTACATCTtggtcctttgtccttcaaatgaaggaacatggctgattgtggtcctgagctgttGCCCCCACTGTGccgggccattctcctgttttgtggctctttggtttctccaatgtagagttctgaacactcctctttgccaTGGACCGCATACACTATAttactcctgttgtgttttggtgtctggtcttttgggtggacaagtctctgccttagtgggtttgaagtgcacggatatgtggtgtttaccaaaaatcattttgagcttttcagacacacccgcgatgtaaggaatgaccaggttcttctgtcggctctgggtctcagactgtaccattgtcctgctgggtcagaACATGCATGATATTTCACAACATGATGGATTCTAAAGAGAGGAGTAAATATGCCAGATTTCCATTATCTTCAAGGGGTTGTGTATTAGGTATCTTTAAATTCGGGTAGCCTTGGGGAAGCTCAAGTGTTCTGTGCCTCGTCCAGTTTGATTTGTGCTCCGATTTGTAAATTCACTTCATCTGAGAGCTTAATCTGACTGTTCTGCTTCAGTCTGAACCTCATAAAAATCTCCCTGAATTCAGCTTGGAATTTGGGATTAGtctgggctcaatggccttatcggccccttccaaatcaattattctatgaatcttGTGCACTGCCCTAACTGTTATGTCCAATTGTTGCTGTATGTGTTTTATCGTTTGCATGACCAGCCTCTGTAGAAAGTACATAACTGGAGCTTTAGAGGAAGAGGTTAAGTCACCCCTTTTCTTGAACATGCTTGAATGTATTTTGTATTGCTTTGCGTGTATACACATTCCATAACTTTTCCTTTAgaattatttaataatatttgtTTGAGTACTTCACTTTAAAACTATATTTCAATAGAAAGCACAGAGTCAATGGAACCCTCACATAAAGATATTTTTGATGAAAAAAGAATACGTATATGAAAGGTTGCAGTTTAGGTGGTTATTTTCTTCCACAGTGCCTTTTCCTGATACATCTATATGACTGGGTGTTGTGTCTCTGCAGATCAATTCAGAGATACCttgcattcttttttcttttctttaacaaaAGAAGACTTAAAGTACATTATACGATGCAACTTCCTAATGACAGAAAGAACAGGATGAGTTCTGACACCGTGAAATCCTAAACATCTTAGATTTA from the Pogona vitticeps strain Pit_001003342236 chromosome 3, PviZW2.1, whole genome shotgun sequence genome contains:
- the TMEM26 gene encoding transmembrane protein 26 codes for the protein MELLVLLNALGTRLLFVLHSLLGVWRVTEVKKEPKYWLLALLNLLLCLETVFTLKFKQGRGYKWFSPAIFLYLTCIVPSLWLLELHPEIQFCSNKTEELLQNISGKDTLNFGHEITNNHIINTARDLVNTLSSVCQPIWTLGLHQTFLLLLIIGRWLLPIGGEITRDQLSQLLLMFVGTAADILEFTSETLEIGNVRKKHALVYAILGVWTWSMLQFPLNLAVQHLECSPSISSKKVFRLLLCRHSADLWNIGISLFIQDGPFLVVRLILMSYFNIITQMLVFFTAKNILVVMLQLYRLVVLSFDFHASLRYQSSSRKGGVGCCPCEPNNLSLPPSSCDMDEMDCATIALGNSVTNEHL